A single window of Verrucomicrobiota bacterium DNA harbors:
- a CDS encoding tetratricopeptide repeat protein, whose translation MAASRAAAGWRRRIAFGTGLIVAVSFCLRSWADPDWRKPVLTDFEFFDDTGAEQDASFHKRFHRAVRTELEDVAGARALYEALLQERPETAYLYYKLGRLDAREQDLDSCIEKLRKAIELDPALRVAYNDLEQIHVFRREEQKLVELWELAIAGLKPDNTAYFLKLGSLHEKRDRLDEAIAVYERAVAEHPVLYQPWLELFRIQLDQGKTTEAYETYRNALEATGGHRELLVGVREAYGRAGDAEHVFELTQLLVERFPLVADFWYDGVAALLDRGKTEEAQATFKKSCAYVGREPGYLARIVRLYTAYGDPEVAVAALEFANRFDPDVPEVLVALALLYQFQGRMDEAQPLFDRLLESGQQSEALLLAVAEGCESQGDLEGFGQWAGRAMLAAPGSVEARFAMVRYLERTGKTKEARALLSEILDDVLEGSRPDPAPLAGIGRFYLGREEYDLAREIAGRGLESTRERPLVRQFYYISGVADYAQDRIPDAARKLGIASRNVGEMPPAHFFYGMANLRLGRSDEAVVALEKAVGVQPDDAFSRLKLGAALKQAGRNEEAERMLESAITVLTKQVELEPDSVTVRISLAAGFDAIGRSDEAIRVYKEAVALDAKSATALNNLAYTMAVQGVDLDEALELVTRALELEPDNGTFADTLGWIYYKQNKAKDALRELERAVELGPASGEILDHVGDVHLKLGDKTKAIEWWNKALERYPLHAAEIRSKVVEHGGTPSVEPTTEPSDE comes from the coding sequence ATGGCTGCATCGCGCGCTGCCGCCGGGTGGCGCCGCCGTATCGCATTCGGGACCGGACTGATCGTCGCGGTCTCGTTTTGCCTTCGGAGTTGGGCCGACCCGGACTGGCGCAAGCCGGTCCTGACGGACTTCGAGTTCTTCGACGATACCGGCGCCGAGCAGGACGCCTCGTTCCACAAGCGCTTCCACCGCGCCGTGCGGACCGAGTTGGAGGACGTCGCGGGCGCCCGTGCGCTCTACGAGGCGTTGCTCCAGGAACGGCCCGAGACGGCGTACCTCTACTACAAGTTGGGGCGCCTCGACGCGCGCGAGCAGGACCTCGATAGCTGCATCGAGAAGCTGCGCAAGGCGATCGAGCTCGATCCGGCGCTCCGCGTCGCCTACAACGATCTCGAACAGATCCACGTTTTCCGGCGCGAGGAACAGAAGCTCGTCGAGCTCTGGGAGCTGGCGATCGCGGGCCTCAAGCCGGACAACACGGCCTACTTCCTCAAGCTCGGCTCGCTTCATGAGAAGCGCGACCGCCTCGACGAGGCGATTGCCGTCTACGAGCGCGCCGTTGCCGAGCACCCGGTGCTCTACCAGCCGTGGCTCGAGCTGTTCAGGATCCAGCTCGACCAGGGCAAGACGACCGAGGCGTACGAGACCTACCGCAACGCGCTTGAGGCCACCGGCGGCCACCGTGAGCTGCTTGTCGGCGTGCGCGAGGCGTATGGCCGGGCCGGCGACGCAGAGCACGTCTTCGAGCTGACACAACTGCTCGTCGAACGCTTCCCGCTCGTCGCCGATTTCTGGTACGACGGCGTCGCCGCTTTGCTTGATCGAGGCAAGACGGAGGAAGCCCAAGCCACGTTCAAGAAGTCGTGCGCCTACGTGGGCCGCGAGCCGGGCTACCTGGCGCGTATCGTGCGTCTCTACACGGCCTACGGCGATCCCGAGGTGGCAGTCGCCGCTTTGGAGTTTGCGAACAGGTTCGACCCCGACGTGCCCGAGGTGCTCGTGGCGCTCGCGCTCCTCTACCAGTTCCAGGGGCGCATGGACGAGGCGCAGCCGCTGTTCGACCGCCTCCTCGAGTCCGGTCAGCAGAGCGAGGCACTGCTGCTCGCCGTGGCCGAGGGCTGCGAGAGCCAAGGCGACCTCGAGGGCTTCGGCCAATGGGCCGGACGCGCGATGCTCGCGGCGCCCGGGTCGGTCGAGGCACGATTCGCCATGGTGCGCTACCTCGAGCGCACCGGCAAGACCAAGGAAGCCCGTGCCCTGCTCAGCGAGATCCTCGATGACGTGCTCGAGGGCAGTCGGCCGGACCCGGCCCCGCTCGCGGGGATCGGCCGCTTCTACCTGGGCCGCGAGGAGTACGACCTCGCGCGCGAGATCGCCGGCAGGGGCCTCGAGAGCACCCGCGAGCGCCCCCTCGTTCGGCAGTTCTACTACATCAGCGGCGTCGCCGATTACGCCCAGGACCGCATTCCCGATGCCGCGCGCAAGCTCGGGATCGCCTCGCGCAATGTGGGCGAGATGCCGCCGGCCCATTTCTTCTACGGCATGGCCAACCTGCGCTTGGGCCGGAGCGACGAGGCTGTCGTGGCGCTCGAGAAGGCGGTTGGCGTGCAGCCCGATGACGCGTTCTCGCGGCTCAAGCTCGGCGCAGCCCTCAAGCAGGCCGGCCGCAACGAGGAGGCCGAGCGCATGCTCGAATCGGCGATCACCGTGCTGACCAAGCAGGTCGAGCTGGAGCCGGACAGCGTCACGGTGCGCATCAGCCTTGCCGCTGGCTTCGATGCGATCGGCCGCTCCGATGAGGCGATCCGGGTCTACAAGGAGGCCGTCGCGCTTGACGCGAAGTCGGCCACCGCGCTGAACAACCTCGCCTACACGATGGCCGTGCAGGGCGTCGATCTTGACGAGGCGCTCGAGCTCGTCACGCGGGCGCTGGAGCTCGAACCCGACAACGGCACCTTCGCGGACACCCTCGGCTGGATCTACTACAAGCAGAACAAAGCCAAGGATGCGCTGCGCGAGCTCGAACGCGCCGTCGAGCTCGGCCCCGCCAGCGGCGAGATCCTCGACCACGTCGGTGACGTCCACCTCAAGCTCGGGGACAAGACCAAGGCGATTGAGTGGTGGAATAAGGCGCTCGAACGCTACCCGCTCCACGCCGCCGAGATCCGGAGCAAGGTCGTCGAACATGGCGGCACGCCGTCCGTCGAGCCGACCACCGAGCCATCGGACGAGTAG